The genomic region TGTGCGTAAAGCGATCCGCTCTGGCGAAGAAGTTCGAGCTTGTCACCGATCCGTGGTGCGAGTTTCAATGCCGGGGACAGGAGATCGTTGCGGGTCGTCTGCAGATAAGCGCAAAGAGGGCCGATATCCGCGTGGGAGGCAAGTGCCAGCGCCGGATGGTCGCGCTTTTCGAGCGCGCGAAAGACATCCGGGGTCGCAACCGCTGTTCCGTCATTGACGAGCAGCATGGGCAAGGCCGGGAAACCGGCAATCGGCGTCAGGTTTTCGCCGATGCCGCGCGCGGCAAGCGGCGTCCCCTTCGATGCGCCATGCAGGCACATGGGCAGGTCCGCGCCAAGATCGAGGCCGATCGCGGCCAGTTTCTCGAAACCGAGATCGAGGCCCCATAGTTCATCAAGTGCGAGCAGGGTGGCGGCTGCGTCACTCGATCCGCCGCCTATGCCGGAAGCAATCGGCAGGTTCTTTTCGAGGTGTATGGCTACGGGCGGCAAAGCCCGCTGTGTCTGCTGCCGCAGCGCCTCGCGCGCCTTGAGAACCAGATTGCCGCCGTCGAGCGGTATGCCCGTGGCAAAAGGACCGCAGACCGTAAAGCTGTCCTCTACCGCAGGCTCGATACGGATGATGTCGCCAAAGCGGGCAAAGACCACCAGCATGTCGAGTAGATGATAGCCGTCGGCACGACGCCCCGTCACATGCAGCGCGAGGTTGATCTTGGCGGGAGCCAGGCGCGTCACCGCAGGC from Brucella intermedia LMG 3301 harbors:
- a CDS encoding 4-(cytidine 5'-diphospho)-2-C-methyl-D-erythritol kinase translates to MTLFPKTETHADAGSAPAVTRLAPAKINLALHVTGRRADGYHLLDMLVVFARFGDIIRIEPAVEDSFTVCGPFATGIPLDGGNLVLKAREALRQQTQRALPPVAIHLEKNLPIASGIGGGSSDAAATLLALDELWGLDLGFEKLAAIGLDLGADLPMCLHGASKGTPLAARGIGENLTPIAGFPALPMLLVNDGTAVATPDVFRALEKRDHPALALASHADIGPLCAYLQTTRNDLLSPALKLAPRIGDKLELLRQSGSLYAQMSGSGATCYAIYEDIAATERAAEHLSAERPDWFVVATQSVPSPENNF